The DNA segment GCGCGTCGCCCAGCGCTGATTGCGATAGCGCAATATGTGCTGCGGAAAGCGCGCGGGCTCCACAGGGTCGAAGAAGCCGTCGCCGAGCGTGGCGTGGAGGGTCTCGGCGCGATAGCGCGGGGAAGGGGGCATGGGGATTCTCGGCTCTCGCTATGGCAGAAAATTCTGCGACCATAGACGCCGCGAAGCAAGCCGGGCGCCCGCATCGGCCCGGGCGCCGTCCCCCGCCACAAAAAAAGGCGGAGAGCAGCTCTCCGCCTCGACGCTAGACCTCTATCGCAATCTGCTCAGTGCAGGCTGACGCCTTGCCGCAGCTTGTTGATCTCGTCCTTGAGCTGAAGCTTTTTGCGTTTCAGTTCGTGGAGCTTCGAATCATCGTATCGGGGATGGTGCTGAACCTGCTCGATCTCTTTCTTGAGCGCCTGATGGCGGCGTTCGAGCTCGACGAGATGGGTCTGTAGCGACATACGGCGCCTCCTTTGGTTGATGACAGAAGGACGACGTCAGTGTGACATGAATTCCAAGGCCCGCAAGGGGCGAAGTCGTCGCGGGGCAATGAATTATTTCGCCCGAAGCCATTGCGCGCGGAAGGAAATCTTAACATTCGGCGACGCCGAGGCCGCGGTTTTGCGACAGGGCGTGGAAACTGTCGAAGGGCGCTTGCGCCTCGGCCCGACAGCCATTATACGGGCTGCACTCGCGCTGGACGGAGCAAGCATCCGAACGGCGCCGGGGGCGCGTAGCTCAGCGGGAGAGCACTACGTTGACATCGTAGGGGTCACAGGTTCAATCCCTGTCGCGCCCACCATTCAAAATCAGCAACTTATGAACGTCGAGAGTGGTGGGTCCTGGAGCTGGGGAAGCTCGGGGGAAGCATCCTGGGGGTGCTCTCATACGCTTACGGCTAAGGCTTAGATTATCCTGTTGATATCGCGTGTCTTTGTCTCACGCGTGAGTGTGAAAGACAGCCTGCGCTGTGTGGTGATTTCTCTGCTCGCGTGGGGAGGGGTGGTGCCCAATCGGCGCGCGAGAGGCGGCCGAAGATTTCGAGCCGTCGAGCAGCCCCGAAATCGCGTTTTCGAGCGCGGCACCCCTGCGACAATTGCGACTGTTGCGACATTTCGCATAACTCCCTGAAATACAACGCTAAAACTGTCGCAAATCGGTTGCGACAAAGTTGCGACACTTTGCGACGACTCCGGGCCGTGGCCTCCTTCCTCGGGGGAAGCGGATCGGGGAAGCGCCGGCCGGGGGCTTCGCCTTGCTGCCCGCGCCCGA comes from the Methylosinus sp. PW1 genome and includes:
- a CDS encoding YdcH family protein, whose protein sequence is MSLQTHLVELERRHQALKKEIEQVQHHPRYDDSKLHELKRKKLQLKDEINKLRQGVSLH